A single region of the Limimonas halophila genome encodes:
- a CDS encoding TonB-dependent receptor plug domain-containing protein — protein sequence MSLEQLMDVEVTSVSRYPQAVRDAAAAVSVLSRAEIRRAGVTTIPDALRLVPGVQVAQIGAGAWAVSARGFNAATANKLLVMIDGRSIYTPFFSGVVWDRHDLVLDNIERIEVVRGPGGAIWGANAVNGVINIITRDSAATQGSYARLTSGTVDRAIAEMRHGGRLGGGTARVSAKARRRKAGERVGGGTLDDAWTLGQLSFRADTPALGGDLMVSGGARRSEVNTEVDVVDPATAGSRTALGANETTLGHVTGRWSRTLAAGGRVQVQGSYDHTALDSTLIGIDRDRLDLHGQHRLAPRGAHELIWGLRFRAVRESIRETPTLGVRDDTRVTTRLSAFAQDTIALTETLDLILGGKLSRNIYTGVEVQPNVRASWRVAPRHTLWGAVSRAVRTPSRVEADGDFAVPTNAAANNGAPVVPVVRGTDDVDASSLIAYELGYRGRPSPDTRLAVSAFFNDHDDLIGTRRVGTSAAINPQRVEVVSVFDNTLSGTSAGVEVEGTWQVAPAWRLTAGYSFIELDVDGSGPDGRAQARDMEGRTPAHQGALRSRWRVRDDLRVDTTLRAVDELPAANVPAYVQLDARVAWELAPDTTLEVSGRNLLEAETTEFRTGAFPGFATTRAERSVFASLEVRF from the coding sequence ATGTCGCTCGAACAGCTGATGGACGTCGAAGTCACCTCGGTCTCGCGCTACCCGCAGGCGGTGCGCGACGCGGCGGCTGCCGTGTCCGTCCTGAGTCGCGCCGAGATCCGCCGCGCCGGGGTCACCACAATTCCGGACGCCCTGAGGCTGGTGCCGGGCGTTCAGGTGGCCCAGATCGGCGCGGGCGCCTGGGCCGTCTCGGCGCGCGGCTTCAACGCCGCCACGGCCAACAAGCTGCTGGTCATGATCGACGGCCGGTCGATCTACACACCCTTCTTCTCCGGCGTGGTGTGGGACCGGCACGACCTCGTTCTGGACAACATCGAGCGCATCGAGGTGGTGCGCGGCCCCGGCGGCGCGATCTGGGGCGCCAACGCGGTCAACGGCGTCATCAACATCATCACGCGCGACAGCGCGGCCACACAGGGCAGCTACGCCCGCCTAACCAGCGGCACGGTGGACCGCGCCATCGCCGAAATGCGCCACGGCGGCCGCCTGGGCGGCGGCACCGCCCGTGTGTCCGCCAAGGCCCGCCGCCGCAAGGCCGGCGAGCGCGTGGGTGGTGGCACACTCGACGACGCCTGGACCCTGGGCCAGCTGTCGTTCCGCGCCGACACGCCCGCGCTCGGCGGCGACCTGATGGTGTCCGGCGGCGCCCGGCGCAGCGAGGTGAACACCGAGGTCGACGTCGTGGACCCGGCGACGGCCGGCTCGCGCACGGCCCTGGGCGCCAACGAAACCACGCTCGGCCACGTCACCGGCCGTTGGTCGCGCACGCTTGCCGCGGGCGGCCGGGTGCAGGTCCAGGGGAGCTACGATCACACCGCGCTCGACTCCACGCTGATCGGTATCGACCGCGACCGCCTCGACCTGCACGGCCAGCACCGGCTTGCGCCGCGGGGTGCGCACGAGCTGATCTGGGGGCTGCGCTTCCGCGCCGTCCGCGAATCCATCCGCGAGACGCCGACGTTGGGGGTGCGCGACGACACCCGCGTCACCACCCGGCTGAGCGCCTTTGCCCAGGACACGATCGCGCTCACCGAAACGCTCGACCTGATCCTGGGCGGCAAGCTGTCGCGCAACATCTACACGGGCGTCGAGGTGCAGCCGAACGTGCGCGCGAGTTGGCGGGTCGCTCCGCGCCACACGCTCTGGGGCGCGGTGTCCCGCGCCGTTCGCACCCCCTCGCGCGTCGAGGCCGACGGCGACTTCGCGGTGCCCACGAACGCCGCGGCCAACAACGGCGCGCCCGTCGTGCCCGTGGTGCGCGGCACGGACGACGTGGACGCGAGCAGCCTGATCGCCTACGAGCTGGGCTACCGGGGGCGGCCGTCGCCGGACACGCGCCTGGCCGTATCCGCCTTTTTCAACGACCACGACGACCTGATCGGCACGCGCCGCGTCGGCACCAGCGCCGCGATCAATCCGCAGCGCGTCGAGGTCGTCAGCGTCTTCGACAACACCCTATCGGGCACCAGCGCGGGCGTGGAGGTGGAGGGCACGTGGCAGGTCGCGCCGGCCTGGCGCCTGACGGCGGGCTATTCCTTCATCGAGCTGGACGTTGATGGGAGCGGGCCGGACGGACGGGCCCAAGCCCGGGACATGGAAGGGCGAACCCCGGCGCACCAGGGCGCGCTGCGCTCGCGCTGGCGCGTGCGCGACGATCTACGTGTCGACACGACGCTGCGCGCCGTGGACGAGCTGCCGGCGGCGAATGTCCCCGCCTACGTCCAGCTCGACGCCCGCGTGGCCTGGGAGTTGGCCCCCGACACAACCCTGGAGGTGAGCGGCCGCAATCTGCTGGAGGCCGAAACCACGGAATTCCGTACCGGCGCCTTCCCGGGCTTCGCCACCACGCGGGCCGAGCGCAGCGTCTTCGCCAGCCTCGAGGTGCGCTTCTAG
- a CDS encoding YfiR family protein: protein MPRPGPPSRQSARRWLVSVAAHGLVAAALGFTIPATTSGAAAASADDVKAGFVFNFAKFVTWPGNKQPGETLTLCFQRGSIAPSAYARLTGKTVRGATVRTRTVAQATSVPPACHLLVLAGERPPPTAIRRTAERRAILLIGDGRGFVRRGGHIGLMRRGGKLRFRVNLSALTRSGLQVRAGLLRLAEEVIRKGNG, encoded by the coding sequence ATGCCCCGCCCTGGCCCGCCATCCCGCCAGTCCGCACGCCGCTGGCTGGTGTCGGTGGCGGCACACGGCCTGGTGGCGGCCGCGCTGGGCTTCACGATCCCGGCCACCACCTCCGGCGCCGCGGCGGCGTCGGCGGACGACGTGAAAGCCGGATTCGTGTTCAACTTCGCCAAGTTCGTCACCTGGCCCGGCAACAAGCAGCCGGGCGAGACCCTGACGCTGTGTTTTCAACGCGGCTCGATCGCCCCGTCCGCCTACGCGCGCCTGACGGGGAAGACGGTCCGTGGGGCGACGGTGCGCACGCGCACCGTGGCACAGGCCACCAGCGTGCCGCCAGCCTGTCACCTCCTGGTGCTGGCCGGCGAGCGGCCGCCCCCGACCGCGATTCGCCGCACGGCCGAGCGCCGCGCCATCCTGCTGATCGGCGACGGCCGCGGCTTCGTCCGGCGCGGCGGGCACATCGGGCTGATGCGCCGGGGCGGCAAACTGCGCTTCCGCGTGAACCTGTCGGCGCTGACCCGGTCGGGGCTGCAGGTGCGCGCGGGGTTGCTCCGGCTGGCGGAAGAGGTCATCAGGAAGGGTAATGGCTGA
- a CDS encoding ATP-binding protein codes for MADLTHRFANSSVRTKVTAVVVAVSVAAVAVMAAAYGFIGLNRTRDALAQQMRGLARVTANNLAAAVIFEDPASARTTLASLHQEPNVRASRIVLPDGAVLARYPGNTRVRWQTPASDTRMQFGPETVEVVHPIRKDGRAVAHLQVKAGLKPLKDSRTTLLTAGAAVVIGAIAIAVLLARPLCGFIIRPIEELAGAADRVRRTGDLSVRVPRRWRDEVGELVAAFNDMLDRIRGYQSHMEELVEQRTQDLARSNEELRRTVDALESAKQEAETSDAAKTRFLANMSHELRTPLNAILGFSEMLQHEVMGPLGNAKYREYSNDIHASAAHLLEVINDVLDVARLESGRFSLNEEETELRALCGEAERMLSVTAEHRGVALSCAETGAWDARVRCDPARMRQVVLNLVSNAVKFTPEGGSVRIECDLLDSGEAAVRVRDTGAGMDPADVPQILEPFTQVASPYARDHQGTGLGLALSNQIVEMHDGHLDIHTAPGEGTTVTAVLPAARVIATGKAAAPAGAPS; via the coding sequence ATGGCTGACCTCACGCACCGCTTCGCCAACAGCTCCGTGCGCACCAAGGTCACGGCGGTCGTCGTCGCCGTGAGCGTGGCGGCGGTGGCCGTCATGGCGGCCGCCTACGGCTTCATCGGCCTGAACCGCACGCGCGATGCGCTGGCGCAGCAGATGCGCGGGCTGGCGCGCGTGACGGCGAACAATCTGGCCGCCGCCGTCATCTTCGAGGATCCGGCGAGCGCGCGAACGACTCTCGCCAGCCTGCATCAGGAGCCGAACGTGCGCGCCTCGCGCATCGTTCTGCCGGACGGGGCGGTGCTGGCGCGCTATCCCGGCAACACGCGGGTGCGCTGGCAAACGCCCGCCAGCGACACCCGCATGCAGTTCGGGCCGGAAACGGTTGAGGTCGTTCACCCGATCCGCAAGGACGGGCGCGCGGTCGCCCATCTCCAGGTCAAGGCCGGGCTGAAACCCCTGAAGGACTCGCGCACCACGCTGCTCACCGCCGGGGCCGCCGTCGTTATCGGGGCCATCGCCATCGCGGTGCTGCTGGCGCGCCCGTTGTGCGGCTTCATCATCCGCCCCATCGAGGAATTGGCCGGCGCCGCCGACCGCGTGCGGCGCACGGGCGATCTCTCCGTGCGCGTGCCCCGGCGCTGGCGCGACGAGGTCGGCGAGCTGGTCGCCGCTTTCAACGACATGCTGGACCGCATCCGCGGCTACCAGAGCCACATGGAAGAGCTGGTGGAGCAGCGCACGCAGGACCTGGCCCGATCCAACGAGGAGCTGCGCCGCACCGTGGACGCCCTGGAGTCGGCCAAGCAGGAAGCTGAAACCTCGGACGCCGCCAAGACGCGCTTCCTCGCCAACATGAGCCACGAGCTGCGCACGCCGCTGAACGCCATCCTGGGCTTCTCGGAGATGCTGCAGCACGAGGTCATGGGCCCGCTCGGCAACGCCAAGTACCGCGAGTACAGCAACGACATCCACGCCAGCGCCGCCCATCTGCTGGAGGTCATCAACGACGTCCTGGACGTGGCCCGGCTGGAGAGCGGGCGCTTCTCGCTCAACGAGGAGGAGACGGAGCTGCGCGCCCTGTGCGGCGAGGCCGAGCGCATGCTTTCCGTCACGGCCGAGCACCGCGGCGTCGCGCTTTCGTGCGCCGAAACCGGGGCGTGGGACGCGCGCGTGCGCTGCGACCCGGCACGCATGCGGCAGGTCGTGCTCAACCTCGTCTCCAACGCCGTCAAGTTCACGCCCGAGGGCGGGTCCGTGCGCATCGAATGCGATCTGCTGGACAGCGGCGAGGCGGCCGTGCGCGTGCGCGATACCGGCGCCGGCATGGACCCGGCTGACGTGCCGCAGATCCTGGAGCCCTTCACCCAGGTCGCCAGCCCCTACGCCCGCGATCATCAGGGCACCGGCCTGGGCCTTGCGCTGAGCAACCAGATCGTGGAGATGCACGACGGACACCTGGATATCCACACCGCGCCGGGCGAAGGCACGACCGTGACGGCCGTGCTGCCGGCGGCCCGCGTGATCGCCACGGGCAAGGCCGCCGCGCCCGCCGGCGCGCCGTCCTGA
- a CDS encoding peptide ABC transporter substrate-binding protein, which yields MRALAAAAITAALALTSAGAAAQDGEAGGAGTLTIGIDQFPSTFHPSINAMLAKAYMHGLTRRPVTAYGPDWDLVCMLCTEVPTLDNGLAEKETLPNGDTGIAITYKLHPEARWGDGHPVTSEDVKFAVRVGQHPKSGVPGTEIYERIREVEVHGPKRFTLHIDRVTFDYNAFSMPLLPAHLEREVFDADPAEYRHRTTFQRQPTNPGLYNGPYRMASVERGSRAVFEPNPEWHGEPPAFDRVVVRTIENAAALEANLLSGSIDMIAGELGLTVNQALKLKERAGDRFQFAFKPGLIYEHIDFNLGNPILKNRKVRRALAYAADREMIVQQLFGGEQPVADGPISPLADAHAEDVPTYGHDPEKARELLDAAGWDDKRRGIRHKDGEPLRLTFMTTAGNRVRELVQTTLQSQWKAVGVDVRIANQPARVFFGETMAKRDYKAMGMYAWLSAPRSVPRTTLHSDHIPTADNNWSGQNYPGYTNKRMDELLTRIETELDTQKRHELFAEMQRLYAKDLPALPLYWRAQAHVLPTWLTGFRATGHQFPSTLWVEQWGRSGAQ from the coding sequence ATGCGCGCGCTGGCGGCAGCAGCGATCACGGCGGCCCTGGCGCTCACGAGCGCGGGCGCGGCGGCGCAGGATGGCGAGGCCGGCGGCGCCGGCACGCTGACCATCGGGATCGACCAGTTCCCCTCGACCTTTCATCCCAGCATCAACGCCATGCTGGCGAAGGCCTACATGCACGGCCTGACGCGCCGGCCGGTGACGGCCTACGGGCCGGACTGGGATCTCGTGTGCATGCTCTGCACCGAGGTGCCGACGCTGGACAACGGCCTGGCGGAAAAGGAGACCCTGCCGAACGGCGACACCGGCATCGCCATCACCTACAAGCTGCACCCCGAGGCGCGCTGGGGCGACGGTCACCCGGTGACCAGCGAGGACGTGAAGTTCGCCGTGCGCGTGGGCCAGCACCCCAAATCGGGTGTGCCGGGAACCGAGATCTACGAGCGCATCCGCGAAGTTGAGGTCCACGGCCCCAAGCGCTTCACGCTGCACATCGACCGCGTGACCTTCGACTACAACGCGTTTTCCATGCCCCTCCTGCCCGCGCACCTGGAGCGCGAGGTCTTCGACGCCGACCCGGCCGAGTACCGCCATCGCACCACCTTCCAGCGCCAGCCCACCAATCCGGGCCTCTACAACGGCCCTTACCGCATGGCGTCGGTGGAGCGCGGCTCGCGCGCGGTGTTCGAGCCCAACCCCGAGTGGCACGGCGAACCGCCCGCCTTCGACCGCGTGGTGGTGCGCACGATCGAGAACGCGGCGGCACTGGAAGCAAACCTGCTTTCCGGCAGCATCGACATGATCGCGGGCGAGCTGGGCCTGACGGTGAACCAGGCGCTGAAGCTCAAGGAGCGCGCGGGCGATCGCTTTCAGTTCGCCTTCAAGCCGGGGCTGATCTACGAGCACATCGACTTCAACCTGGGCAACCCGATCCTGAAGAACCGGAAGGTGCGCCGCGCGCTGGCCTATGCCGCCGACCGGGAGATGATCGTCCAGCAGCTCTTCGGCGGCGAGCAGCCGGTGGCGGACGGCCCCATCAGCCCGCTGGCCGACGCCCACGCGGAGGACGTCCCCACCTACGGCCACGATCCCGAAAAGGCGCGCGAGCTGCTCGACGCCGCCGGGTGGGACGACAAGCGCCGCGGCATCCGCCACAAGGACGGCGAGCCGTTGCGCCTGACCTTCATGACCACGGCCGGCAACCGCGTGCGCGAGCTGGTGCAGACCACGCTGCAAAGCCAGTGGAAGGCCGTGGGCGTGGACGTGCGCATTGCCAACCAGCCCGCGCGCGTCTTCTTCGGCGAGACGATGGCCAAGCGCGACTACAAGGCCATGGGGATGTACGCGTGGCTGTCCGCCCCGCGCAGCGTGCCGCGCACGACGCTGCATTCCGACCACATCCCCACGGCGGACAACAACTGGTCGGGCCAGAACTACCCCGGCTACACGAACAAGCGCATGGACGAGTTGCTGACACGGATCGAAACGGAACTGGACACCCAAAAGCGCCACGAGTTGTTCGCCGAGATGCAGCGCCTCTACGCGAAGGACCTGCCGGCGCTGCCGCTCTACTGGCGCGCGCAGGCGCACGTCCTGCCCACGTGGCTGACCGGTTTCCGCGCAACCGGCCACCAGTTCCCCAGCACGCTCTGGGTCGAGCAGTGGGGGCGTAGCGGCGCGCAATGA
- a CDS encoding ABC transporter permease, whose product MTAYIVQRVTESLIVLFVMSFVIYGLMGLMPGDPIDLMIQADPDLTTEDQQRLKEFYGLDQPLTERYWNWLTAALSGDFGYSRLYGQPVLEVLWPRLINTLVLLGASFALAVAIALPAGIAAASRPQSWLDNAVNLGAFAGISVPPFWLAILLILLFAVALGWLPAGGMGQDGGLWVQLQHLALPVLALTLSRVGGIVRYVRGAMMEALRENHIRTARAKGLSRTRVLFGHALRNAMIPVVTILALDMGMLVSGALITETVFGWLGMGKTIYDAVMGNDYNLALMGLLFATALTLAANLLADLTYAWLDPRISYG is encoded by the coding sequence ATGACGGCCTACATCGTTCAGCGCGTCACGGAATCCCTGATCGTCCTCTTCGTCATGTCCTTCGTGATCTACGGGCTGATGGGGCTCATGCCGGGCGATCCCATCGACCTGATGATCCAGGCGGACCCGGACCTGACCACGGAGGACCAGCAGCGCCTGAAGGAGTTCTACGGCCTGGATCAGCCGCTCACCGAGCGCTACTGGAACTGGCTGACGGCCGCGCTCTCCGGCGACTTCGGCTACTCGCGCCTCTACGGCCAGCCGGTGCTGGAGGTGCTGTGGCCGCGCCTCATCAACACCCTGGTGCTGCTGGGCGCCTCGTTCGCGCTGGCGGTCGCCATCGCGCTGCCCGCCGGGATCGCCGCGGCCTCGCGCCCGCAGTCGTGGCTGGACAACGCCGTCAACCTGGGCGCCTTCGCCGGCATTTCCGTGCCGCCGTTCTGGCTGGCGATCCTCCTGATCCTGCTGTTCGCCGTGGCGCTCGGCTGGCTGCCCGCGGGCGGCATGGGCCAGGACGGCGGGCTGTGGGTGCAGCTCCAGCACCTTGCCCTGCCCGTGCTGGCGCTGACGCTCTCGCGTGTCGGCGGGATCGTGCGCTACGTGCGCGGGGCGATGATGGAGGCGCTGCGCGAGAACCACATCCGCACCGCGCGCGCCAAGGGCCTGTCGCGAACCCGCGTGCTCTTCGGCCACGCGCTGCGCAACGCCATGATCCCCGTCGTCACCATCCTGGCGCTGGACATGGGGATGCTCGTCTCCGGCGCGCTGATCACGGAGACGGTCTTCGGCTGGCTGGGCATGGGCAAGACGATCTACGACGCCGTCATGGGCAACGACTACAACCTCGCCCTTATGGGCCTGCTGTTCGCCACCGCGCTCACCCTCGCCGCCAACCTGCTGGCCGACCTGACCTACGCCTGGTTGGACCCGCGGATCTCGTATGGGTGA
- a CDS encoding ABC transporter permease codes for MSESDSQLAAEAGRALGPSGSPTRLLWRRFLRHRLAVGGLIVLAVLALAALAAPLIEAWTPLSATRVDLMARFAGPSLAHPLGTDELGRDLLLRLLYGGRVSLTVGLVAAIIASIIGTVIGLAAGYFGGWLDALLMRVTDGFIALPLLPLLIVLAAVDFTKLGLPEGLMQAESASVYRIVILVALVGWTPVARLVRGTTLSIRTRPYVTAAHALGAGNLRVMAVHILPNAAAPMIVATTLACGNIILLESVLSFLGLGIQPPMASWGNMLTDAQELIYSAPMLAVWPGMLIFLTVMAFNFVGDGLQDALSPEQ; via the coding sequence ATGAGCGAGAGCGACAGCCAGCTCGCCGCCGAGGCCGGACGCGCGCTGGGGCCGTCGGGCTCGCCCACGCGGCTGCTGTGGCGGCGCTTCCTGCGCCACCGCCTGGCCGTGGGCGGGCTGATCGTGCTGGCCGTGCTGGCATTGGCGGCGCTCGCCGCACCGCTGATCGAGGCGTGGACCCCGCTGAGCGCCACGCGCGTGGACCTGATGGCGCGCTTCGCCGGGCCGTCGCTGGCGCACCCGCTGGGCACCGACGAACTGGGCCGCGACCTGCTGCTGCGCCTGCTCTACGGCGGGCGAGTGTCGCTGACCGTGGGGCTGGTGGCGGCGATCATCGCCTCCATCATCGGCACGGTCATCGGGCTGGCGGCCGGCTACTTCGGCGGCTGGCTGGACGCGCTTTTGATGCGCGTCACCGACGGCTTCATCGCCCTGCCGCTGCTGCCGCTGCTGATCGTGCTGGCGGCGGTGGACTTCACCAAGCTGGGCCTGCCGGAAGGCCTGATGCAGGCGGAGTCCGCCAGCGTCTATCGCATCGTCATCCTCGTGGCGCTGGTGGGCTGGACGCCCGTGGCGCGGCTGGTGCGCGGGACCACGCTGTCCATCCGCACGCGGCCCTACGTGACGGCGGCCCACGCGCTCGGCGCCGGGAACCTGCGCGTGATGGCGGTGCATATCCTGCCCAACGCCGCCGCGCCCATGATCGTGGCGACGACCCTGGCGTGCGGGAACATCATCCTGCTGGAATCGGTGCTGAGCTTCCTGGGCCTGGGTATCCAGCCGCCCATGGCGTCCTGGGGCAACATGCTCACCGACGCGCAGGAGCTGATCTACTCCGCGCCCATGCTGGCGGTGTGGCCGGGGATGCTGATCTTCCTGACGGTGATGGCCTTCAACTTCGTCGGCGACGGGCTGCAGGACGCCCTCTCGCCCGAGCAGTGA
- a CDS encoding universal stress protein, whose protein sequence is MTIRSILCVVDGTDASAATLGTALTLARQQEAYVEALHVEMDPRDAAPLAADGATSTMIQDIMDTVEEENRRRSQAAREVFRREAEQAGVRVVDPDAEVPEGVATGLRTRRGREHEVVAARGMVFDLVAVPPRRDGSEPPATATLESAIMETGRPTLVSPGQVPAVVGKHVAVAWRATVPGVHALQGSLPLLKAAASVSVITVDEGHSGPAPAEVARYLAHHGVHATPRAVEPEDRDVGQAVLEETEAAGADLLVMGAYAHSRLRQLILGGVTSTVLRSAAMPLVLAH, encoded by the coding sequence ATGACCATCCGCAGCATTCTGTGCGTCGTCGACGGCACGGACGCCAGCGCGGCGACGCTCGGCACGGCGCTCACCCTCGCCCGGCAGCAAGAAGCCTACGTCGAGGCGCTGCACGTCGAGATGGACCCGCGCGACGCCGCGCCGCTGGCGGCGGACGGCGCGACCTCCACGATGATCCAGGACATCATGGACACCGTGGAGGAGGAGAACCGGCGGCGAAGCCAGGCCGCCCGCGAGGTCTTCCGGCGCGAGGCGGAGCAGGCCGGGGTGCGCGTGGTCGATCCCGACGCCGAGGTGCCCGAGGGCGTCGCCACAGGCCTGCGCACGCGGCGCGGCCGCGAGCACGAGGTGGTCGCCGCGCGCGGCATGGTGTTCGACCTCGTGGCCGTGCCGCCCCGCCGCGACGGCAGCGAGCCGCCCGCGACCGCGACGCTGGAATCCGCGATCATGGAGACCGGCCGGCCGACGCTGGTGTCGCCCGGGCAGGTGCCGGCCGTGGTGGGCAAGCACGTCGCCGTGGCGTGGCGCGCCACGGTGCCGGGGGTGCACGCGCTCCAGGGCAGCCTGCCGCTGCTGAAGGCGGCCGCGTCCGTCAGTGTCATTACCGTGGACGAGGGCCACAGCGGCCCCGCGCCGGCCGAGGTCGCGCGCTATCTGGCGCATCACGGGGTGCACGCGACGCCGCGCGCGGTCGAGCCCGAGGACCGCGACGTGGGCCAGGCCGTGCTGGAGGAAACGGAAGCCGCGGGTGCCGATCTGCTGGTCATGGGCGCCTACGCGCACAGCCGTCTGCGCCAGCTCATCCTGGGCGGGGTGACGAGCACCGTGCTGCGCTCGGCGGCGATGCCGCTGGTGCTGGCGCACTGA
- a CDS encoding SDR family NAD(P)-dependent oxidoreductase: MSSESYIRNDRPTVVLTGASRGIGHATVARFSNEGWRVITCSREEVPAECKRDPNWTHHITADLGDRADVARFIEEAGDILADGPIHALVNNAAFSPKTPFKERVGCLNGDMEEWRRVFELNFFAPLALARGFAVALRKGKGTIVNITSIAGHATHPFAGSAYATSKAALSALTRELAVEMAELGVRVNAVAPGEIETSMVGPEYETLIPRIPMHRMGTPHEVAGAVFQLCSPDFGYVTGSEIFVTGGQHLY; this comes from the coding sequence ATGAGCAGCGAGTCCTACATCCGCAACGACCGCCCGACGGTGGTGCTGACGGGCGCCAGCCGCGGCATCGGCCACGCGACCGTGGCGCGCTTTTCCAACGAGGGCTGGCGCGTGATCACCTGCTCGCGCGAGGAGGTGCCGGCGGAGTGCAAGCGCGACCCCAACTGGACGCACCACATCACCGCCGACCTGGGCGACCGCGCGGACGTCGCGCGCTTCATCGAGGAAGCGGGCGACATCCTGGCGGACGGGCCCATCCACGCGCTGGTCAACAACGCCGCGTTTTCCCCCAAGACGCCCTTCAAGGAGCGCGTGGGCTGCCTGAACGGCGACATGGAGGAGTGGCGGCGCGTCTTCGAGCTGAACTTCTTCGCCCCGCTGGCGCTGGCGCGCGGTTTCGCCGTGGCGCTGCGCAAGGGCAAGGGGACGATCGTGAACATCACCTCGATCGCCGGCCACGCGACGCACCCCTTCGCGGGCTCGGCCTACGCCACCTCCAAGGCGGCGCTCTCGGCGTTGACGCGCGAACTGGCGGTGGAGATGGCGGAGCTGGGCGTGCGCGTGAACGCCGTGGCGCCGGGCGAGATCGAGACCTCGATGGTGGGGCCGGAGTACGAGACCCTGATCCCGCGCATCCCCATGCACCGCATGGGCACACCGCACGAGGTCGCCGGGGCCGTCTTTCAGCTGTGCAGCCCCGACTTCGGCTACGTCACCGGCAGCGAGATCTTCGTCACCGGCGGGCAGCATTTGTATTGA
- a CDS encoding DMT family transporter: protein MATAGKNAAFGIFTVSAGVFSLATMDAMAKWLGEFYPVTQLIFFRNLFALPAIFVLAMSTGGIRRLWPERLWLHLLRGILALGAVGFFFFALRTMPLASAWTIAFSGPLMVTALTPVLLGERVGVLRWISVLVGFGGVLIVLQPGSTVFNWTVLLPLGTAFSESLLVLLARRYAESEDAASMVASTVVFPLIITGFAMPEVWVHPAPVHWPAFFTLGTLGGSALIFLTLAYRMVEAPILAPFDYTALIWSVLWGWLIWRDWPDPATWIGAGVIVASGLFILYRETVRRPSGQGPIEHETSPVEP from the coding sequence ATGGCTACTGCTGGAAAGAATGCTGCCTTTGGGATCTTTACGGTATCCGCGGGCGTCTTTTCGTTGGCGACGATGGATGCGATGGCCAAATGGCTTGGTGAGTTTTATCCGGTTACCCAATTGATCTTTTTTCGGAATCTCTTTGCATTGCCGGCCATATTCGTGCTCGCAATGTCGACGGGTGGCATACGCCGGTTGTGGCCCGAACGATTGTGGCTGCATCTGCTGCGTGGGATCCTTGCCTTGGGCGCGGTTGGATTTTTCTTTTTCGCGCTTCGGACAATGCCTTTGGCCTCTGCCTGGACCATCGCCTTCTCCGGCCCGCTGATGGTGACAGCGTTGACTCCTGTGCTTTTGGGAGAACGGGTCGGTGTGTTGCGGTGGATCAGTGTTCTTGTTGGCTTCGGTGGTGTCCTGATCGTGCTCCAGCCGGGCAGCACAGTTTTCAACTGGACGGTTCTGCTTCCGTTGGGAACAGCGTTTAGCGAGTCATTGTTGGTGCTGCTCGCGCGGCGATATGCGGAAAGCGAAGACGCGGCATCGATGGTGGCGTCAACGGTTGTGTTCCCACTGATTATAACTGGGTTCGCGATGCCTGAGGTATGGGTCCACCCGGCGCCGGTTCATTGGCCGGCGTTTTTCACACTGGGCACGCTGGGCGGCTCGGCATTGATCTTTTTGACTTTGGCCTATCGAATGGTGGAAGCACCGATCTTGGCGCCGTTTGATTATACGGCGCTCATCTGGTCGGTGCTGTGGGGTTGGCTGATTTGGCGGGATTGGCCCGATCCTGCGACTTGGATCGGTGCAGGTGTTATCGTCGCCTCTGGGCTGTTCATTCTTTATCGAGAGACTGTGCGGAGACCGTCGGGCCAAGGCCCCATCGAACACGAGACAAGCCCGGTGGAACCCTGA